A genomic stretch from Streptomyces sp. QL37 includes:
- a CDS encoding NAD(P)/FAD-dependent oxidoreductase — protein MIGAHTADHADVVIIGAGIAGLSAAHRLIGAGVGVSVLEAAPRVGGRMATHDMDGFRLDQLGPLLSSAYPELSTAPGLRELVLRDFSPGVLVHSGGRQYRAGDVRSARGALRAVRSRSSAPRAPLGGAIEQARLGAWLARLATTPESRILTRPDRGAAEALSGLPPRTVGGFLRPLLSALLGDPGLTTSSRVAELTLRDYARGRLCVPAGGSATLPELLAAALPPGTVRTGVHVTAADITSVRTKEHGELGCRSLLLATGAGAAAELLPGLRTPAFHPVTVLHHTTAEAPATGGRLLLDADRSGPVAHTVVMSEVDPSRAPRGRALITSTVLGPPPRDLDGEVRAHLASLYGTPTDDWELLASHHDPEAVPAMPPPHDPRRPVRLLAGLYVCGDHRDTSTVQGALRSGRRAASAILADLGVRGQGADGTVLHAAA, from the coding sequence GTGATCGGGGCACACACAGCGGACCACGCGGATGTGGTCATCATCGGGGCCGGGATCGCCGGTCTGTCGGCAGCCCATCGGCTGATCGGCGCAGGGGTGGGCGTCAGCGTCCTGGAGGCCGCCCCGCGGGTGGGCGGCCGGATGGCCACCCATGACATGGACGGGTTCCGGCTCGACCAACTGGGCCCGCTGCTCAGTTCCGCGTACCCGGAGCTGAGCACCGCCCCGGGGCTCCGGGAACTGGTGCTGCGGGACTTCTCTCCGGGGGTGCTCGTCCACAGCGGGGGGCGGCAGTACCGCGCCGGGGACGTACGGAGCGCCCGGGGCGCACTCCGCGCGGTGCGCTCCCGGTCGAGCGCCCCTCGCGCGCCCCTGGGCGGGGCGATCGAACAGGCCAGGCTCGGCGCCTGGCTGGCCCGTCTCGCCACCACTCCGGAGTCCCGGATCCTGACCAGGCCCGACAGAGGCGCGGCCGAGGCGCTGTCCGGTCTCCCGCCCCGCACGGTCGGCGGGTTCCTGCGCCCCCTCCTCTCGGCGCTGCTCGGCGATCCCGGGCTCACCACGTCCAGCCGGGTGGCCGAGCTCACCCTCCGGGACTACGCGCGCGGCAGGCTCTGTGTGCCCGCGGGCGGTTCCGCGACGCTGCCCGAGCTGCTGGCGGCCGCCCTGCCGCCCGGGACCGTACGCACCGGGGTGCATGTGACCGCGGCGGACATCACCTCCGTACGCACCAAGGAGCACGGCGAGCTGGGCTGCCGGTCACTCCTCCTGGCCACCGGGGCGGGGGCCGCCGCCGAACTGCTGCCGGGGCTGCGGACGCCCGCCTTCCACCCGGTGACCGTGCTGCACCACACCACCGCGGAGGCGCCGGCGACCGGAGGCCGTCTGCTGCTGGACGCGGACCGCTCGGGGCCGGTCGCGCACACCGTCGTGATGAGCGAGGTCGACCCCTCGCGCGCCCCGCGCGGCCGGGCCCTGATCACCTCAACGGTGCTCGGCCCTCCGCCGCGGGACCTCGACGGCGAGGTACGCGCGCATCTGGCCTCGCTGTACGGCACGCCCACCGACGACTGGGAGCTGCTGGCCTCCCATCACGACCCGGAGGCGGTCCCCGCCATGCCACCGCCGCACGACCCGCGCCGCCCGGTCCGGCTGCTCGCCGGGCTGTACGTCTGCGGCGACCACCGCGACACCAGCACGGTCCAGGGCGCGCTGCGCTCCGGCAGGCGCGCCGCCTCGGCGATCCTCGCGGACCTGGGGGTGCGCGGACAGGGGGCGGACGGGACGGTGCTGCACGCCGCCGCGTAA
- a CDS encoding DUF4191 domain-containing protein has product MARKANTDGADSAENAGRLKQIALTYKMTRRSDPKVGLVVAGVGIVTFGVLLAIGFLIGHPVYAGILGFVLAFLAMAIIFGRRAERAAFGQMEGQPGAAAAVLDRVGRGWTTTPAVAMNRSQDVVHRAVGKAGIVLVAEGNPNRVKSLLAAEKKRMARIVVDVPVHDIIVGDGEGQVPLKKVRTTMLKLPRVLTGPQVTAANDRLRAMGDLMSNMPLPKGPMPKGMRMPRGGKMR; this is encoded by the coding sequence ATGGCGAGGAAGGCAAACACTGACGGCGCGGACAGCGCCGAGAACGCGGGGCGGCTCAAGCAGATCGCCCTGACCTACAAGATGACCAGGCGGTCGGACCCCAAGGTGGGTCTTGTCGTCGCGGGTGTGGGAATCGTCACCTTCGGTGTCCTCCTCGCCATCGGTTTCCTGATCGGTCACCCGGTCTACGCGGGCATCCTGGGCTTCGTCCTGGCCTTCCTCGCGATGGCGATCATCTTCGGACGGCGTGCCGAGCGTGCGGCCTTCGGTCAGATGGAGGGGCAGCCCGGCGCGGCCGCGGCGGTGCTGGACCGGGTCGGCCGTGGCTGGACCACGACCCCGGCCGTCGCGATGAACCGCAGCCAGGACGTCGTCCACCGGGCGGTCGGCAAGGCCGGCATCGTCCTGGTGGCCGAGGGCAACCCGAACCGGGTGAAGAGCCTTCTGGCGGCCGAGAAGAAGCGCATGGCCCGCATCGTCGTGGACGTACCGGTGCACGACATCATCGTCGGTGACGGCGAGGGCCAGGTGCCTCTGAAGAAGGTGCGCACCACGATGCTGAAGCTTCCGCGGGTCCTGACCGGCCCGCAGGTGACCGCCGCCAATGACCGGCTCCGGGCGATGGGCGACCTGATGAGCAACATGCCGCTGCCCAAGGGCCCGATGCCGAAGGGCATGCGGATGCCGCGCGGCGGAAAGATGCGCTGA
- a CDS encoding GNAT family N-acetyltransferase, translating to MSVPRIQALGPVRPAVPEDETALGKLDRATWSTLHAVQPKPQPPYEPFFDERHLPGEYLVAEAATGADEVRLAGYIRLARPTPLACNEHVRQIQGLAVADWARRHGVARALLRAAYAEARRQGAGRLTLRVLGHNTAARALYASEGFAVEGVLPGEFFLGGRYVDDVLMGRSLTD from the coding sequence ATGTCCGTGCCACGAATCCAGGCCCTCGGCCCCGTCCGTCCCGCCGTCCCCGAGGACGAGACCGCTCTCGGTAAGCTCGACCGGGCCACCTGGTCGACCCTCCACGCCGTGCAGCCGAAACCGCAGCCGCCGTACGAGCCGTTCTTCGACGAGCGGCACCTGCCCGGCGAATACCTGGTCGCCGAGGCGGCCACCGGCGCGGACGAGGTGCGCCTCGCCGGCTACATCCGGCTGGCCCGCCCGACCCCCCTCGCCTGCAACGAGCACGTCCGCCAGATACAGGGCCTCGCCGTCGCCGACTGGGCGCGGCGCCACGGCGTCGCGCGTGCGCTGCTGCGCGCCGCGTACGCCGAGGCGCGACGCCAGGGCGCCGGACGGCTCACCCTGCGGGTGCTCGGCCACAACACCGCCGCTCGGGCGCTCTACGCGTCCGAGGGCTTCGCCGTCGAGGGCGTACTGCCCGGCGAGTTCTTCCTGGGCGGGCGGTACGTCGACGACGTCCTGATGGGCCGCTCGCTGACGGACTGA
- a CDS encoding RDD family protein, whose protein sequence is MDNRQAIGSWLSGPRAAAEEMGADFGYRGERLGLPQEGPGSIAPLGRRFGALFIDWAVCMVIAYGLLARGDQQSAGNWALGVFLVMSFLTVGTVGSTPGKRILGLRVIAEDGGRLGVVRVVVRSVLLLLVIPAIVWDRDSRGLHDRLARAVQVRV, encoded by the coding sequence GTGGACAACAGGCAAGCAATCGGATCGTGGCTCTCGGGGCCGCGCGCGGCGGCCGAGGAGATGGGCGCCGACTTCGGTTACCGGGGCGAGCGCCTCGGTCTGCCCCAGGAAGGCCCCGGGTCCATCGCCCCGCTGGGCCGCCGCTTCGGGGCCCTCTTCATCGACTGGGCCGTGTGCATGGTGATCGCATACGGCCTGCTCGCTCGTGGTGACCAGCAGTCGGCGGGGAACTGGGCGCTCGGCGTGTTCCTCGTCATGAGCTTCCTCACGGTCGGAACCGTCGGCTCCACCCCCGGCAAGCGGATCCTGGGCCTGCGGGTCATCGCCGAGGACGGCGGACGGCTCGGTGTCGTGCGGGTCGTCGTACGGAGCGTGCTGCTCCTCCTGGTGATCCCGGCCATCGTCTGGGACCGCGACAGCCGCGGCCTCCACGACCGGCTCGCCCGCGCCGTCCAGGTCCGCGTCTGA
- the lipB gene encoding lipoyl(octanoyl) transferase LipB, giving the protein MSELRFVRLGFGEERVDYQEAWQKQREVHAARFEDTVPDTCLLLEHPSVYTAGRRTTESERPLDGTPVIDVDRGGKITWHGPGQLIGYPILKLPRPVDVVAHVRRLEDALIRTAAEFGVETSRVEGRSGVWVLGDPVEDRPSLGGLSLDFDPRLHDEEFDPRLNGPEYAPSNAGQRREDRKLAAIGIRVAKGVTMHGFSLNVNPDNTSFDRIVPCGIRDAGVTSLSYELGREITIDDVLPVAERHLRDVLENAELAPRVVAPKEPAVPA; this is encoded by the coding sequence GTGAGTGAGCTGCGGTTCGTCCGTCTGGGATTCGGCGAGGAGCGGGTCGACTACCAGGAGGCCTGGCAGAAGCAGCGCGAGGTGCACGCCGCGAGGTTCGAGGACACGGTCCCCGACACCTGCCTGCTCCTCGAGCATCCGTCCGTCTACACGGCGGGGCGGCGCACGACGGAGAGCGAGCGCCCGCTCGACGGCACCCCGGTCATCGATGTCGACCGCGGCGGGAAGATCACCTGGCACGGCCCGGGACAGCTCATCGGCTACCCGATCCTCAAGCTCCCCCGCCCCGTGGACGTCGTGGCGCACGTCCGCCGCCTGGAGGACGCCCTGATCCGCACGGCCGCCGAGTTCGGCGTGGAGACCAGCCGGGTCGAGGGCCGCAGCGGTGTCTGGGTCCTCGGCGACCCGGTCGAGGACCGCCCCTCGCTCGGCGGGCTCTCCCTCGACTTCGACCCCCGGCTGCACGACGAGGAGTTCGACCCGCGGCTGAACGGCCCCGAGTACGCGCCCTCGAACGCCGGGCAGCGCCGCGAGGACCGCAAGCTGGCCGCGATCGGCATCCGGGTCGCCAAGGGCGTCACCATGCACGGCTTCTCCCTGAACGTGAACCCGGACAACACCTCGTTCGACCGGATCGTGCCCTGCGGGATCCGGGACGCGGGCGTGACCTCGCTCTCGTACGAACTGGGCCGCGAGATCACCATCGACGACGTCCTCCCGGTCGCCGAGAGGCACCTCAGGGACGTCCTGGAGAACGCGGAGCTCGCACCCCGCGTGGTCGCGCCGAAGGAGCCGGCCGTCCCGGCGTAG
- the lipA gene encoding lipoyl synthase, whose protein sequence is MSGVAPDGRKMLRLEVRNSQTPIERKPEWIKTRAKMGPEYTKMQALVKGEGLHTVCQEAGCPNIYECWEDREATFLIGGDQCTRRCDFCQIDTGKPQALDRDEPRRVGESVVTMDLNYATITGVARDDLEDGGAWLYAETVRQIHAQTAGREAGATKVELLIPDFNAEPAQLAEVFSSRPQVLAHNVETVPRIFKRIRPGFRYERSLDVITRAREAGLVTKSNLILGMGETREEVSEALQDLYDAGCELITITQYLRPSARHHPVERWVKPHEFVELKDEADAIGYSGVMSGPLVRSSYRAGRLFQQAMERRGATAATAPAV, encoded by the coding sequence GTGTCCGGTGTCGCACCCGACGGGCGCAAGATGCTGCGCCTGGAGGTCCGAAACAGCCAGACCCCCATCGAGCGCAAGCCCGAGTGGATCAAAACCCGGGCGAAGATGGGCCCCGAGTACACGAAGATGCAGGCGCTCGTGAAGGGCGAGGGTCTGCACACGGTGTGCCAGGAGGCCGGCTGTCCGAACATCTACGAGTGCTGGGAGGACCGCGAGGCCACGTTCCTCATCGGCGGCGACCAGTGCACCCGGCGCTGCGACTTCTGCCAGATCGACACGGGGAAGCCGCAGGCGCTGGACCGTGACGAGCCCCGCCGCGTGGGCGAGTCCGTCGTGACGATGGACCTGAACTACGCCACGATCACCGGCGTCGCACGCGACGACCTGGAGGACGGCGGCGCCTGGCTGTACGCGGAGACCGTGCGCCAGATCCACGCGCAGACCGCGGGGCGGGAGGCCGGCGCCACGAAGGTGGAGCTGCTCATCCCCGACTTCAACGCGGAGCCCGCGCAGCTCGCCGAGGTCTTCTCCTCGCGCCCGCAGGTGCTCGCGCACAACGTCGAGACGGTGCCGCGGATCTTCAAGCGGATCCGGCCCGGCTTCCGTTACGAGCGCTCCCTGGACGTCATCACGCGGGCCCGCGAGGCGGGTCTGGTGACGAAGTCCAACCTGATCCTCGGCATGGGCGAGACCCGCGAGGAAGTCAGCGAGGCGCTCCAGGACCTGTACGACGCGGGTTGCGAGCTCATCACGATCACGCAGTACCTCCGGCCCTCCGCGCGGCACCACCCGGTCGAGCGCTGGGTGAAGCCGCACGAGTTCGTGGAGCTGAAGGACGAGGCCGACGCGATCGGTTACTCGGGCGTCATGTCCGGACCGCTGGTGCGCTCGTCCTACCGCGCCGGACGCCTCTTCCAGCAGGCGATGGAGCGGCGCGGCGCGACCGCCGCGACCGCACCGGCCGTGTGA
- a CDS encoding regulator, giving the protein MSERPPQRTPNRRLAALIAEAGFSHAGLARRVDQLGLEHGLDLRYDKTSVTRWLRGQQPRGTTPALIAEVFTRRLGRRLSAQDLGLDACAPVYAGLEFAATPAEAVDIVSGLWRKDSGSHGELRKIAFTPAGLVVPSRDWLIGRADEWVGRGEPLERANGATGLPAPRTPAEGRSPQGLQQGHGAGALQTPGAPGTACGAVANGARAARRSRGTGRLEGAGSMALLETLRRPALGVPRQRQTDRGAGQRVGSGDVAALRSVGELFRTLDNAYGGGHARQALVRYLEHEAEPMLRGSYGETLGRRLFSAAADLTRLAGWTSYDIAAHGLAQRYFVQALRLAQAAGDRAYGAYVLITMSRQAVYLGHGREAVQLARVAQQGIGSSAPPVVMALLHAVEARGHGVLGETRPCVAALARAERALGISRPGDDVPHWARHFDEAQLADEFAHCHRDLQQYRVSAQHAERSLQLRAPAYARSRLFCRVVLASARLGLGELDQACLLGAEAAQQAAEMRSVRATEYVRDFERRLEPYRDAVAVRGYRDRVAALG; this is encoded by the coding sequence ATGTCGGAACGACCTCCGCAGCGCACCCCGAACCGGCGGCTCGCTGCCCTCATCGCGGAGGCCGGGTTCTCCCATGCGGGCCTGGCCCGCCGGGTGGACCAGCTCGGCCTCGAACACGGGCTCGATCTGCGATACGACAAGACCTCGGTGACCCGCTGGCTGCGTGGCCAGCAGCCCCGGGGAACCACCCCCGCGCTGATCGCAGAGGTCTTCACCAGACGGCTGGGACGCCGGCTCTCCGCGCAGGACCTGGGCCTGGACGCCTGTGCGCCCGTCTACGCCGGCCTGGAGTTCGCGGCCACGCCCGCCGAGGCCGTCGACATCGTCAGCGGGCTGTGGCGCAAGGACTCGGGCAGCCATGGGGAGCTGCGCAAGATCGCGTTCACCCCCGCCGGTCTGGTCGTGCCCAGCAGGGACTGGCTGATCGGCCGTGCCGACGAATGGGTCGGCCGGGGCGAACCCCTGGAGCGCGCGAACGGCGCCACGGGCCTGCCGGCCCCGCGTACGCCCGCCGAGGGCCGGTCTCCGCAGGGTCTCCAGCAGGGCCATGGAGCCGGCGCCCTCCAGACGCCCGGTGCCCCGGGAACGGCGTGCGGGGCGGTGGCCAACGGCGCCCGGGCCGCACGCCGTTCCCGGGGCACCGGGCGTCTGGAGGGCGCCGGCTCCATGGCCCTGCTGGAGACCCTGCGGAGACCGGCCCTCGGCGTCCCGCGCCAGCGGCAGACCGACCGCGGCGCAGGCCAGCGGGTCGGCAGCGGTGACGTCGCCGCCCTGCGCTCGGTGGGCGAGCTCTTCCGCACGCTGGACAACGCCTACGGCGGCGGCCACGCCAGGCAGGCCCTCGTCCGGTACCTGGAGCACGAGGCCGAGCCCATGCTCCGCGGGAGCTACGGCGAGACACTGGGCCGCCGGCTGTTCTCCGCCGCGGCCGATCTGACCAGGCTCGCGGGATGGACCTCGTACGACATCGCGGCGCACGGCCTCGCCCAGCGCTACTTCGTCCAGGCGCTGCGGCTCGCCCAGGCAGCCGGGGACCGCGCGTACGGCGCCTACGTGCTGATCACGATGAGCCGGCAGGCGGTCTATCTCGGGCACGGCAGGGAAGCCGTCCAGCTCGCACGCGTCGCCCAGCAGGGCATCGGCTCCTCCGCGCCGCCCGTCGTCATGGCCCTGCTGCACGCGGTCGAGGCGCGCGGACACGGCGTCCTCGGGGAGACCAGGCCCTGCGTCGCCGCGCTCGCGCGGGCGGAGCGCGCGCTGGGGATCTCCCGGCCCGGGGACGACGTGCCGCACTGGGCCCGGCACTTCGACGAGGCCCAGCTCGCCGACGAGTTCGCCCACTGCCACCGCGATCTTCAGCAGTACCGCGTCTCCGCCCAGCACGCCGAGCGGTCGCTCCAGCTGCGGGCACCGGCGTACGCCCGGAGCCGGCTGTTCTGCCGGGTGGTGCTCGCCTCCGCCCGGCTCGGGCTCGGCGAGCTGGACCAGGCGTGCCTGCTGGGCGCCGAGGCGGCCCAGCAGGCCGCGGAGATGCGGTCGGTGCGCGCGACGGAGTACGTACGGGACTTCGAGCGCCGCCTGGAGCCGTACCGCGACGCCGTCGCCGTGCGGGGATACCGCGACCGGGTCGCGGCTCTGGGCTGA
- a CDS encoding TIGR01777 family oxidoreductase: MLRSRIAVTGSTGLIGAALVRSLRADGHEVVRMVRRPAATGDEVEWDPKRQYVDAAGLVGCDAVVHLAGAGVGDHRWTDEYKREIRDSRVLGTAAVAEAVASLDTPPKVLLSGSAIGFYGDTGDRAVDESAPPGDGFLPSVCVEWEEATAPAEEAGVRTVHARTGLVVSRRGGAWGRLFPLFKAGLGGRMGNGRQYWSFIALHDHIAALRHILDTETLAGPVNLTGPSPVTNGEVTAAMGRVLRRPTLFTAPAPALKAALGEFSGDVLASQRVLPGQLLDSGFAFAFPGVDDAIRAALR, encoded by the coding sequence ATGCTGCGCTCCCGAATCGCCGTCACCGGATCGACCGGACTCATCGGAGCGGCGCTCGTGCGCTCGCTGCGTGCCGACGGGCACGAGGTGGTGCGCATGGTGCGCCGCCCGGCCGCGACCGGTGACGAGGTGGAGTGGGACCCGAAGCGCCAGTACGTCGACGCGGCGGGCCTGGTCGGCTGCGACGCGGTCGTCCACCTCGCGGGGGCAGGGGTCGGGGACCACCGGTGGACCGATGAGTACAAGCGGGAGATCCGTGACAGCCGGGTGCTGGGCACGGCGGCCGTGGCCGAGGCGGTGGCTTCGCTGGACACTCCGCCGAAGGTGCTGCTGTCCGGGTCGGCCATCGGCTTCTACGGCGACACCGGCGACCGTGCCGTCGACGAGAGCGCGCCGCCCGGCGACGGTTTCCTGCCGTCCGTCTGTGTGGAGTGGGAGGAGGCGACGGCTCCCGCCGAGGAGGCCGGCGTCCGCACGGTCCACGCGCGGACCGGTCTGGTCGTCTCCCGGCGGGGCGGGGCCTGGGGGCGGCTCTTCCCTCTGTTCAAGGCGGGGCTCGGCGGGCGGATGGGGAACGGCCGGCAGTACTGGAGCTTCATCGCGCTGCACGACCACATCGCGGCACTGCGCCACATCCTGGACACCGAGACGCTGGCGGGCCCGGTGAACCTGACGGGCCCCTCCCCCGTCACCAACGGCGAGGTGACGGCCGCCATGGGGCGGGTGCTGCGGCGCCCGACCCTGTTCACCGCCCCCGCGCCCGCGCTGAAGGCCGCGCTCGGGGAGTTCTCCGGGGACGTCCTGGCCAGCCAGCGGGTGCTGCCCGGCCAACTTCTCGACTCGGGCTTCGCGTTCGCCTTCCCGGGCGTCGACGACGCCATCCGCGCCGCACTGCGCTGA